The following nucleotide sequence is from Patescibacteria group bacterium.
CGAAACAGACCTAACAATATACGGAAGCAAAGAATACTATGTTAGAGTTACAGGAGAGTAATAACTTGTCTAGGACGCGATAGATAACGGACACTTTAAATATGTTAGGATAGGTGTGTGTGATGGCGTAATGTCAGACCTGTTCTTTGGTCTTGACTAACGACCTGTTATATGTTAAATTTATGGGTATGACTGCCATTTCTATATCAAAACTAAAAGAGAATCCTTCAAAAGCTATATTTCAAGCTTTGGATTATCCTCTCGCGATAGAAAACAGAAATAAGATCTCGGCGTATCTTATTGGAAAAGAGCTTTATGAGAAATTTGTTTCGTATCTTGAAAACCGTTTAGATACTGCTGTAGTAGAAAAAACGGATTTCAAAAAAGGCAAAGATTTTGAACTTTTAGCTAAAGAATTGGGTGTATGAAGGTAACGATATCTCCGCGGGCGGAAAAGCAATTCAAGAAAATCTCCAAAATAGATCAAATAGCGGTAAGCAATAAAATAAGAAATCTTAAGGAATGTTCGCAAATTTCACGGGCGGAGAAATTGAAAGGTTACAAGAATATCTATCGCGTTAGAGTTGGGGATTTTAGAATAGTTTATAGAAAATTGTCACTTGAGATTTATATTGTATTAATTGGACATAGAAAGGATATTTACACTCTCCTTCGTGGGCTTGTGGTTATGTAATAGATTTGGAGGTTTGTGTTAAACAAGTTTCAGCAAATACAAAAACAAAATTCCCGCCAAAGAGAAATAGACAATTAAAAGATTTTTTGAAAGTTTTATCTTTAGCATCCAAAACCAACTATCCAAATTTTTATTTTTTGCGTAATCTTCCGCTTGCTCAAAAAAACTCTGAACAAGCGTTGAGAGTATTAGGGTTTTTCCAAAAAGGGACTTTGTTGAAATTAAAGTATAAAAGCACAGAATTATTAAGCATACTTGAAATAAAGCGCTGTGAAGGGGCAAATTCCTCAACTCGTCTCTGTGATGTTTAATGTACAATAACGCGCTCCCAAAGTTTTTCCCGCGGACAAGTTCCGACACCTTCTCTGAAAAATAGTGTTTTGGGTCAATAAGGTAGGTATAAAATATGTAGTCCAAATCTAGTACAAAAACTCCCAGAAGGCTACCCAAAAGTATTAAAGCTATATTCAAAGGTTTGGATTCAAGTTTTAAAGCAATTATTACAACAGACAAAACAAGGGATATTAACGAGGGGAATTTATATTTATTAAAAATTTGTTTAATCATCTATTTTATCTCGCAATCTTTTTAACTTCCACATAAAAAGTTTGGCGCGGTCTTTTTTATAATCTTTAGAAAAGTCCAATGCTTTCTGAAGTTTTTTTCTATCTTCGTTTTTGGCAAGTTTCATATACAAAGACCGATGGTCTAAATCCTTTAATTCAACGGCCAAACGGTATCCAAAGTCCTGCCATTCGTGTTTTATGTAACGACCTTTGTCCCAATCTCTTTTAGAAAGAACATCCTTAATGCTTTCCATAATACTACTATAAATAAAAGAACTTGAAAAGAAAAGACCCCCGCCGTAGGAGGGGGTCCTTCTTTTAGCCGTGATAGAAAAGTTATTCTGCTTTAGGCCTTGCCTCGTTAACAACTAACTTTCTACCTTCCATGTCGCTTCCGTTAAAAGTTTCAATCGCTTTTTTAGATGAATCCTCGTCGCCCATTTCAACAAAACCGAAACCCTTGGATCTACCAGTATTCCTATCTGTAATAACTACAGCGCTGACAACATTGCCGGCTTGGGAGAAAACTTCCATTAGCTGAGAATCATTCAAGCTATATGGGAGGTTTCCTACATATAATTTAGTATTCAATTCATATTCACCTCCTAATTTTTTGGGAAGCTTTTTCTAGGAGCCATCTGGAGACCAAAGGAAACCATATGAGAACCGAAAAATAAGCTATCCTAACTTAAGTATTATAACACATTTAGCAAATTTTTGTTTTTTTGTATGGGTTTACGATTACTGATACAAATAAATGGTTGGTAATTCTCGTCATTGCGAGGCTTGTCCCGAGCATAGCGAGGGAACTAGACGAAGCAATCTTAAGGGAGATTGCTTCTCCCTCGCTAAAGCTCGGGATCGCAATGACACAGTGTTAGTAACCGGGAGTAGTTACTTCTTTCCCTTGCATTTCTTTTAAATTTATAGGAGAATAAAGTTATGGAACAATTTGAAAACGAACCTGCTCAACCAGCGCCCCCAGTAATTTTAACAGAACATAAGGTGGAAACAATGTCTTCTCCTGTTATCCCCCCGCCTGCTCCTCCCGTTGATACTGCGGAAACGCCACCGATTCCTCCGCCAGTACCTCCACCCGTTCCTCCAGTTTCAAAAAAGAAGAGTATGTTGTTTCCGATTTTATTGATTATTTTGGCTTTAATACTTTTTGTAGGTGGCGCGGTTTTGTTTTTATGGCAGAAGCAGAAGTTGGTTGTTTCGGAGCCTTCTATAGTGGAAGCTCCTCCTGCCGAAGCCCTCGTTCCCATTGCGCCTGATAATGTTTTGCCTGTGAATGAAACGCCCATTGTTCCTTCGGCGCCCGAAAAAAGCGACGCGCTTTTAATTAAAGACGCTATGGCGGAAAAGTATAGCAAAAACTCGGAGGAGGTTAGTCTTGGGGTAA
It contains:
- a CDS encoding type II toxin-antitoxin system RelE/ParE family toxin; this encodes MKVTISPRAEKQFKKISKIDQIAVSNKIRNLKECSQISRAEKLKGYKNIYRVRVGDFRIVYRKLSLEIYIVLIGHRKDIYTLLRGLVVM
- a CDS encoding RNA-binding protein, translating into MNTKLYVGNLPYSLNDSQLMEVFSQAGNVVSAVVITDRNTGRSKGFGFVEMGDEDSSKKAIETFNGSDMEGRKLVVNEARPKAE
- a CDS encoding type II toxin-antitoxin system Phd/YefM family antitoxin, which produces MTAISISKLKENPSKAIFQALDYPLAIENRNKISAYLIGKELYEKFVSYLENRLDTAVVEKTDFKKGKDFELLAKELGV